From Dendropsophus ebraccatus isolate aDenEbr1 chromosome 2, aDenEbr1.pat, whole genome shotgun sequence, a single genomic window includes:
- the IRX4 gene encoding iroquois-class homeodomain protein IRX-4, with the protein MSYPQFGYPYSSTPQFLMTTNSLSTCCESSGRTLSDPAAAASAQTPVYCPVYESRLLATARHELNSAAALGVYGNPYTGSQGYGNYVTYGTDASAFYSLNTFDSKDGTGSAHAGIAQTAAYYPYDHTLSQYQYDRYGTIDGGTRRKNATRETTSTLKAWLQEHRKNPYPTKGEKIMLAIITKMTLTQVSTWFANARRRLKKENKMTWPPRNKCSDEKRPYDEDEEDEEDESSKDNMKNEKKIEEEATGREDKDLDLSDLDDFDTIESESSECELKQPFHHQSQQEGHQMRSRDCASDHCKDVILKMPLAVSSVDQDMDRAKTCLKSVVDDCDQDLLRGRQRSCDSKLCFQQQSQQLLESKPRIWSLAHTATSLNQTEYPSCMLKHQGVSSPSSSSSSSSSSAVSTPVCVIDRRQDSPVTSLRNWVDGVFHDPLFRHSTLNQALTNTTVSWATTKGSILEAGSLGRSVGNHTNMTKGQENNKEFITFPKTGSKMFCS; encoded by the exons ATGTCatatcctcagtttgggtatcCATACTCCTCCACACCTCAG TTCTTGATGACCACCAATTCATTGTCAACCTGCTGCGAGTCAAGTGGAAGGACTTTGTCAGATCCAGCTGCTGCCGCCTCTGCTCAGACCCCTGTCTATTGTCCTGTGTATGAGAGCAGGCTGCTGGCCACTGCCAGGCATGAGCTCAACTCTGCAGCTGCTTTAGGAGTTTATGGGAACCCCTATACAGGCTCCCAGGGCTATGGCAACTATGTTACATATGGCACTGATGCATCTGCTTTCTATTCTCTG AACACATTTGACTCAAAGGATGGCACCGGATCTGCGCATGCGGGTATTGCCCAGACTGCTGCTTACTATCCTTATGATCATACCCTGAGCCAGTACCAATATGACAG GTATGGAACTATAGATGGAGGAACACGCAGGAAGAACGCCACTCGTGAAACCACCAGCACCTTGAAGGCCTGGTTACAGGAGCACAGGAAGAACCCCTACCCCACCAAGGGCGAGAAGATCATGCTGGCCATCATCACCAAGATGACCCTCACCCAGGTCTCCACGTGGTTTGCCAATGCCCGGAGGAGGCTGAAGAAAGAGAACAAGATGACTTGGCCACCAAGAAACAAATGTTCTGATGAGAAACGACCTTATGATGAAGACGAGGAAGATGAGGAAGACGAGTCTTCAAAGGACAACATGAAGAATGAGAAGAAGATAGAag AGGAAGCCACCGGAAGAGAAGACAAAGACCTCGACCTCAGTGACCTTGACGACTTCGATACAATAGAGTCGGAAAGCTCAGAATGTGAGTTGAAGCAACCTTTTCACCACCAGTCCCAACAAGAAGGACACCAAATGCGGAGCAGAGACTGTGCCAGTGACCATTGCAAAGATGTCATTCTGAAGATGCCACTAGCAGTGTCTTCGGTAGACCAAGACATGGACAGGGCTAAGACCTGTCTGAAAAGTGTTGTTGATGACTGTGACCAGGACTTATTGAGGGGGCGACAAAGAAGCTGCGACTCCAAACTGTGTTTTCAGCAGCAAAGTCAACAACTACTTGAGTCCAAACCAAGAATATGGTCTCTGGCTCATACAGCCACCTCCTTAAATCAAACTGAATACCCATCGTGCATGTTGAAGCATCAGGGGGTGTCCTCtccgtcttcctcctcctcctcctcttcctcttcagcTGTGTCCACTCCAGTTTGTGTCATTGACAGGCGGCAGGATTCTCCTGTAACGAGTCTCAGAAATTGGGTGGATGGAGTTTTTCACGACCCCTTGTTCAGGCACAGTACTTTAAACCAGGCACTCACCAACACCACCGTCTCTTGGGCCACCACCAAAGGAAGCATCCTTGAAGCCGGTTCTTTAGGACGCTCGGTTGGGAACCATACTAATATGACTAAAGGACAGGAGAATAATAAGGAGTTTATTACATTCCCCAAGACTGGGAGCAAAATGTTCTGCTCCTAA